In one Bradyrhizobium sp. 4 genomic region, the following are encoded:
- a CDS encoding flippase: MAVMDAEPATTGPAGLIARLREKLTGGSSEASLTRRLAGTIFVIRVISAGLAYFSQVLLARWMGTSDYGVYVYVWTWVLLLGSMMDFGISASAQKIIPEYRARGEHALLRGFLSGSRWLTFAVSALVSLGLAGLVKLLSPWIEPAEELPLYIGCMTLPAFVVANTQDGIARSHDWMQLGLMPQFIIRQALIIGITACAFLLGYHLGAVAAMIASAGAVWIAMTGQMVVLNRKLAGHIEPGPKAYDVSGWLAVSLPILLVESFYLLLSYTDVLVLQQFRPSDEVGVYFAVVKTLALVSFIHYAMSATTAHRFAEYNASGDKARLSAYVAHAINWTFWPSLAATIVLLALGKPLLWLFGPQFVVGYDIMFVAAIGLVVRSAIGPVERLLNMLGQQKICALAYALAFAMNLVLCIALVPHFGGHGAAAATSISLSFETVLLFWIVRQRLGLHVLAFGK; this comes from the coding sequence TTGGCCGTGATGGATGCAGAACCCGCAACGACCGGACCTGCCGGCCTCATCGCGCGGCTGCGCGAAAAATTGACGGGCGGGTCGAGCGAGGCGTCGCTGACGCGGCGGCTGGCCGGCACCATCTTCGTCATCCGCGTGATCAGCGCCGGCCTTGCCTATTTCTCGCAGGTCCTGCTCGCGCGCTGGATGGGGACCTCGGACTACGGGGTCTATGTTTATGTCTGGACCTGGGTGCTGCTGCTCGGCAGCATGATGGACTTTGGCATCTCGGCCTCCGCGCAAAAAATCATCCCGGAATACCGCGCCCGTGGCGAGCATGCGCTGCTGCGCGGCTTTCTCTCGGGCAGCCGTTGGCTGACCTTTGCCGTTTCCGCGCTGGTCTCGCTCGGCCTCGCCGGTCTCGTCAAATTGCTGTCACCCTGGATCGAGCCGGCCGAAGAGCTGCCGCTCTATATCGGCTGCATGACGCTGCCCGCTTTCGTCGTCGCCAACACCCAGGACGGCATCGCGCGCTCGCATGACTGGATGCAGCTCGGCCTGATGCCGCAATTCATCATCCGCCAGGCGCTGATCATCGGCATCACGGCCTGCGCCTTCCTGCTCGGCTATCATCTCGGCGCGGTCGCCGCGATGATCGCGAGTGCCGGCGCGGTGTGGATCGCGATGACCGGGCAGATGGTGGTGCTGAACCGCAAGCTCGCTGGTCACATCGAGCCCGGTCCCAAGGCCTACGACGTCAGCGGCTGGCTCGCCGTCTCGCTGCCGATCCTGCTGGTCGAAAGCTTCTATTTGCTGCTGTCCTACACCGACGTGCTGGTGCTTCAGCAGTTCCGCCCCTCCGACGAGGTCGGCGTCTATTTCGCCGTGGTGAAGACGCTCGCGCTGGTCTCCTTCATCCACTACGCGATGTCGGCAACGACCGCGCATCGCTTCGCCGAATACAATGCAAGCGGCGACAAGGCGCGGCTGTCGGCTTACGTGGCGCATGCCATCAACTGGACGTTCTGGCCGTCGCTGGCGGCGACCATCGTGCTGCTCGCGCTCGGCAAGCCGCTGCTCTGGCTGTTCGGGCCGCAATTCGTGGTCGGCTACGACATCATGTTCGTCGCCGCCATTGGCCTGGTGGTCCGATCCGCGATCGGCCCGGTCGAACGGCTGCTCAACATGCTCGGCCAGCAGAAGATCTGCGCGCTGGCCTATGCGCTGGCCTTTGCGATGAACCTGGTGCTCTGCATCGCGCTGGTGCCGCACTTCGGCGGCCATGGTGCTGCGGCCGCGACCTCGATCTCGCTCAGTTTCGAGACGGTGCTGCTGTTCTGGATCGTGCGACAGCGGCTCGGGCTGCACGTGCTGGCGTTCGGGAAATAG
- a CDS encoding patatin-like phospholipase family protein: MTDHSPEVATIPANAQRVLVLQGGGALGSYQAGAYQSLCHAGFEPDWVAGISIGAVNAAIIAGNEGQTRVKRLKEFWEMVSAPVPWKPIGKSDHSRELFNSTSAALIATFGVPGFFTPRIPPAPLWPPGSPQAESYYDTAPLKKTLERLVDFDRINDLKTRLSVGAVGVTSGNFKYFDNFEFRKLGKKIGPEHIMASGALPPGFPSIVIEGEHYWDGGIASNTPLDYVLDAEIDRDLLIFQIDLFSARGDLPTSLLEATEREKDIRFSSRTRMNTDKNKQVHNARRAVRDLISKLPDYLKNDPSVEFLAKVSRESTVTVVHLIYRSKNYESSSKDYDFSHVAMVEHWEAGVRDVHLSMRHKDWLERPQSGETMVTYDLTGDVTVPPPKRSE; this comes from the coding sequence ATGACCGATCATAGTCCAGAAGTCGCAACAATCCCCGCGAACGCGCAACGTGTCCTGGTCCTCCAGGGCGGCGGCGCGCTCGGCTCCTATCAGGCCGGCGCCTATCAGTCGCTCTGCCATGCCGGCTTCGAGCCGGACTGGGTCGCCGGCATCTCGATCGGCGCGGTCAACGCCGCGATCATCGCCGGCAACGAAGGGCAGACGCGCGTCAAGCGGCTCAAGGAATTCTGGGAGATGGTCTCCGCGCCGGTGCCGTGGAAGCCGATCGGCAAGAGCGATCACAGCCGCGAACTGTTCAACTCGACCAGCGCCGCATTGATCGCGACCTTCGGCGTGCCAGGCTTCTTCACGCCGCGCATCCCGCCCGCGCCGCTCTGGCCGCCCGGCAGCCCGCAGGCCGAGAGCTATTACGACACCGCACCGCTGAAGAAGACGCTGGAGCGACTGGTCGATTTCGACCGCATCAACGATCTGAAGACGCGGCTGTCGGTCGGCGCGGTCGGCGTCACCTCGGGCAACTTCAAATATTTCGACAATTTCGAGTTCAGGAAGCTCGGCAAGAAAATCGGCCCCGAGCACATCATGGCCTCCGGCGCGCTACCGCCCGGGTTTCCGTCCATCGTCATCGAGGGCGAGCATTATTGGGACGGCGGCATCGCCTCCAACACGCCGCTCGACTACGTGCTCGACGCCGAGATCGACCGCGATCTTCTGATCTTCCAGATCGACCTGTTCAGCGCCCGCGGCGATCTGCCGACCTCGCTGCTCGAGGCGACCGAGCGCGAGAAGGACATCCGCTTCTCCAGCCGCACGCGGATGAACACTGACAAGAACAAGCAGGTGCACAACGCCCGCAGGGCCGTGCGCGACCTGATTTCCAAATTGCCCGATTATCTCAAGAACGACCCTTCCGTGGAATTCCTTGCCAAGGTATCGCGCGAAAGCACTGTGACTGTGGTGCACCTGATCTACCGCAGCAAAAATTACGAATCCTCGTCCAAGGATTACGATTTCTCGCATGTCGCGATGGTCGAGCATTGGGAAGCCGGCGTGCGTGACGTGCATCTGTCGATGCGCCACAAGGACTGGCTCGAGCGGCCGCAATCCGGCGAGACCATGGTGACCTACGATCTCACGGGGGACGTCACTGTGCCCCCGCCAAAAAGGAGCGAGTAA
- a CDS encoding sulfite exporter TauE/SafE family protein, which produces MIDPLYVASGFGVGLLVGMTGVGGGSLMTPLLILLFGIHPSTAVGTDLLYAAATKTGGSLVHGWSRSVHWPAVLRLACGSLPASALTLLVLWKLDLKSDSERNLVNLVLCFALLLTATSLIFRRSIMERYRRRLEQVDDRTTAIATVVTGIVLGVLVSISSVGAGAVGVTVLLLLYPRLPVATIVGSDIAHAVPLTLIAGMGHWALGDVDWALMGVLLLGSLPGIVVGSFSATRVPETVLRLTLASVLFVVAGKIMFAELHLSSAFETALAWTH; this is translated from the coding sequence ATGATCGATCCACTCTACGTCGCCTCCGGGTTCGGCGTCGGCCTGCTGGTCGGGATGACCGGCGTCGGCGGCGGTTCGTTGATGACGCCGCTGCTGATCCTGCTGTTCGGGATTCATCCATCGACCGCGGTCGGCACCGACCTGCTCTATGCCGCCGCCACCAAAACCGGCGGCAGCTTGGTGCATGGCTGGTCGCGCAGCGTGCACTGGCCGGCGGTGCTGCGGCTCGCCTGCGGCAGCCTTCCGGCGAGCGCGCTGACGCTGCTCGTGCTGTGGAAGCTCGACCTCAAGAGCGATTCCGAGCGCAATCTCGTCAACCTCGTGCTCTGCTTCGCGCTGCTGCTGACCGCGACCTCGCTGATCTTCCGCAGATCGATCATGGAGCGCTATCGCCGGCGCCTGGAGCAGGTCGATGACCGCACCACCGCGATCGCAACCGTCGTCACCGGAATCGTGCTCGGCGTGCTGGTCTCGATTTCATCGGTCGGCGCCGGCGCGGTCGGCGTCACCGTTCTGCTGCTGCTCTATCCGCGCCTGCCGGTGGCGACCATCGTCGGCTCCGACATCGCCCATGCCGTCCCGCTGACGCTGATCGCCGGAATGGGGCACTGGGCGCTTGGCGACGTGGATTGGGCGCTGATGGGCGTGCTGCTGTTGGGCTCGCTGCCCGGCATCGTCGTCGGCAGCTTTAGCGCGACGCGCGTGCCCGAGACGGTGCTGCGCCTGACACTTGCCAGCGTGCTGTTCGTGGTCGCCGGCAAGATCATGTTCGCGGAGTTGCACCTGTCCTCGGCATTCGAGACGGCGCTGGCCTGGACGCACTGA
- a CDS encoding type II toxin-antitoxin system RelE/ParE family toxin: MKVVWTREALADLADIATYYASNASPVVAEAVDRRFVDVVERVRRAPFSAPRVAHRSEVRVAAVVRYPFRIFYRVRNPYRPHPPHVPATGRGAE; this comes from the coding sequence ATGAAGGTCGTCTGGACGCGAGAGGCGCTTGCTGATCTCGCGGACATCGCGACCTATTATGCCAGCAACGCCAGCCCTGTGGTCGCCGAAGCTGTCGACCGGAGATTTGTTGACGTCGTGGAGCGCGTCCGTCGCGCGCCTTTCTCGGCGCCACGCGTTGCGCACCGTTCCGAGGTTCGTGTCGCAGCGGTCGTCCGCTACCCATTCCGGATATTTTACCGTGTCCGTAATCCATACCGTCCACATCCGCCACACGTCCCGGCGACCGGTCGCGGGGCTGAATGA
- a CDS encoding 3-hydroxybutyrate dehydrogenase → MGSLSGKNAVVTGSTSGIGLAYARAFAAAGANVVINGFGSPEDIEKERAKIESDFGVKAVYSPADMTKPAEIAGMIALGEKSFGSVDILVNNAGIQFVSPIEEFPPEKWDQIIAINLSSAFHAIRAAVPGMKKKGWGRIINTASAHSLVASPFKSAYVSAKHGIAGLTKTVALEVATSKITCNCISPGYVWTPLVEKQIPDTMKARNLTRDQVINDVLLDAQPTKEFVTSEQVAALALFLCGDDAAQITGTNLSIDGGWTAE, encoded by the coding sequence ATGGGTAGTTTGTCAGGCAAGAACGCCGTTGTGACCGGGTCGACCAGCGGCATCGGGCTTGCCTATGCGCGCGCTTTCGCCGCCGCCGGCGCCAATGTCGTCATCAACGGGTTCGGCTCGCCGGAGGACATCGAGAAGGAGCGCGCCAAGATCGAGTCCGATTTCGGCGTGAAGGCGGTCTATTCGCCGGCCGACATGACCAAGCCGGCCGAGATCGCCGGGATGATCGCGCTCGGCGAGAAGAGCTTTGGTTCGGTCGATATTCTCGTCAACAATGCGGGCATCCAGTTCGTCTCGCCCATCGAGGAATTCCCGCCGGAGAAATGGGACCAGATCATCGCGATCAACCTGTCCTCGGCGTTCCATGCCATTCGCGCAGCCGTCCCCGGCATGAAGAAGAAGGGCTGGGGCCGCATCATCAATACCGCTTCCGCGCACTCGCTGGTCGCTTCGCCCTTCAAGTCGGCCTATGTGTCGGCCAAGCACGGCATCGCCGGCCTGACCAAGACCGTGGCGCTCGAGGTCGCGACCAGCAAGATCACCTGCAACTGCATCAGCCCCGGCTATGTCTGGACGCCGCTGGTGGAGAAGCAGATCCCCGACACCATGAAGGCCCGCAATCTCACGCGCGACCAGGTCATCAACGACGTGCTGCTCGATGCGCAGCCGACCAAGGAGTTCGTCACCTCCGAGCAGGTCGCAGCCCTCGCGCTGTTCCTGTGCGGCGACGATGCCGCGCAGATCACCGGCACCAACCTGTCGATCGACGGCGGCTGGACCGCGGAGTAG